One genomic region from Phragmites australis chromosome 1, lpPhrAust1.1, whole genome shotgun sequence encodes:
- the LOC133919782 gene encoding probable alpha,alpha-trehalose-phosphate synthase [UDP-forming] 7, giving the protein MFSRSYTNLLDLANGNLSALDYGGGGGGGGGRGRPPRARRMQRTMTTPGTLAELDEERTGSVASDAQSSLASDRLIVVANTLPLRGERRPDGRGWSFCWDEDSLLFHLRDGLPDDMEVLYVGSLRADVPAAEQDDVAQALLERFRCVPAFLTKDLSDRFYHGFCKQTLWPLFHYMLPFSLDHGGRFDRSQWEAYVLANKLFSQRVIEVLNPEDDYVWIHDYHLLALPSFLRRRFNRLRIGFFLHSPFPSSELYRSLPVRDEILKSLLNCDLIGFHTFDYARHFLTCCSRMLGIEYQSKRGYIGLDYFGRTVGIKIMPVGINMVQLQSLLQQPDLEWHVKELRKQFDGKTVLLGVDDMDIFKGIDLKILAFEQMLKTHPKWQGRAVLVQIVNPKGSSSGKDLEELQSEIEESCRRMDGQFGRSGYSPVILISRTLSSVERMAYYTVAECVVVTAIRDGMNLTPYEYIVCRQGIPGLDGSGNDGPMRKSMLVVSEFIGCSPSLSGAIRVNPWNIETTAEAMNESIALSDNEKQSRHEKHYRYVSSHDVAYWSKSYIHDFERSCRDHFWRRCWGIGLGFGFRVVALDRNFKKLTVDSIVADYKKSKSRVVLLDYDGTLVPQTTINKTPNETVVNIMNTLCADKKNVIFIVSGRGRDSLEKWFYPCPELGIAAEHGYFMRWTRDEKWQIHNRTSDFGWMHMAEPVMKLYTEATDGSYIETKESALVWHHQDAELGFGSSQAKEMLGHLESVLANEPVSVKSGQHIVEVKPQAVSKGFVAETILSTLTEKGRQADFVLCIGDDRSDEDMFEQITDIMRSIVDPQTSLYACTVGQKPSKAKYYLDDANDVLNMLEALADASEEASAASPEATEGPSALEQA; this is encoded by the exons ATGTTCTCGCGATCCTACACCAACCTGCTCGACCTCGCCAACGGTAACCTCTCCGCCCTCGACtacggcggcgggggcgggggtggtGGGGGTAGGGGCCGGCCGCCGCGCGCGAGGCGGATGCAGCGGACGATGACGACGCCCGGGACGCTCGCGGAGCTCGACGAGGAGCGCACGGGCAGCGTCGCCTCCGACGCGCAGTCGTCGCTCGCCAGCGACCGCCTCATCGTCGTCGCCAACACACTCCCCCTGCGCGGCGAGCGCCGCCCCGACGGCCGCGGGTGGAGCTTCTGCTGGGACGAGGACTCTCTCCTCTTCCACCTCCGCGATGGTCTCCCCGACGACATGGAGGTCCTCTACGTCGGCTCACTCCGAGCCGACGTGCCGGCCGCCGAGCAGGACGACGTCGCGCAGGCGCTCCTCGAGCGGTTCCGCTGCGTACCGGCATTCCTCACCAAGGACCTCTCCGACCGCTTCTACCACGGTTTCTGCAAGCAGACGCTGTGGCCGCTCTTCCACTACATGCTCCCCTTCTCCCTCGACCACGGCGGACGCTTCGACCGCTCCCAGTGGGAGGCCTACGTCCTCGCCAACAAGCTCTTCTCCCAGCGCGTCATCGAGGTCCTCAATCCCGAGGACGACTACGTCTGGATCCACGACTACCACCTCCTGGCCCTCCCGTCCTTCCTGCGCCGCCGATTCAACCGCCTCCGCATCGGCTTCTTCCTGCACAGCCCGTTCCCTTCGTCGGAGCTATACCGTTCCCTCCCCGTCCGCGATGAGATCTTGAAATCGCTGCTGAACTGCGATCTGATTGGGTTCCACACCTTCGATTACGCCCGGCATTTCCTGACCTGTTGCAGCCGCATGCTCGGGATCGAGTACCAATCCAAGAGGGGCTACATTGGGCTCGATTACTTTGGCCGCACGGTGGGGATAAAGATCATGCCTGTTGGAATTAACATGGTGCAGTTGCAATCGCTGCTCCAGCAGCCTGATCTCGAGTGGCATGTCAAAGAGCTCCGGAAGCAATTCGATGGGAAGACTGTCTTGCTCGGTGTGGATGATATGGACATATTTAAGGGGATCGATCTGAAGATTCTTGCGTTTGAACAGATGCTGAAGACACACCCGAAATGGCAGGGCCGAGCAGTGTTGGTGCAGATTGTGAACCCAAAGGGCAGTAGTAGTGGGAAGGACTTAGAAGAGTTACAGTCTGAGATTGAAGAGAGTTGCAGGAGGATGGATGGCCAGTTTGGGCGGTCTGGATATAGTCCTGTCATCCTTATCAGTAGGACCCTATCAAGTGTGGAGAGGATGGCTTATTACACTGTTGCGGAGTGTGTCGTTGTCACCGCAATCAGGGATGGTATGAACCTTACACCATATGAGTACATTGTGTGTAGGCAGGGTATACCAGGTTTGGATGGTTCTGGGAATGATGGAccgatgaggaagagtatgctAGTCGTGTCAGAATTCATTGGTTGCTCACCATCATTGAGTGGAGCGATTCGGGTAAACCCTTGGAACATTGAGACAACAGCAGAGGCAATGAACGAGTCCATTGCTTTATCCGATAATGAGAAGCAATCGCGACATGAGAAGCACTATCGGTATGTCAGCTCACACGATGTTGCCTATTGGTCCAAGAGCTATATTCATGACTTTGAGAGAAGCTGTAGGGACCATTTTTGGAGAAGATGCTGGGGTATTGGACTAGGATTTGGATTTAGAGTGGTTGCTCTTGACCGCAATTTCAAAAAGCTTACTGTGGATTCTATTGTTGCGGATTACAAGAAGTCAAAGAGCAGGGTTGTACTTCTGGACTATGATGGAACTCTAGTACCACAAACTACCATCAATAAGACTCCAAATGAAACAGTTGTTAACATCATGAATACCCTGTGTGCTGATAAGAAGAATGTTATTTTTATTGTAAGTGGAAGAGGAAGGGATAGCCTTGAAAAATGGTTTTACCCTTGTCCAGAGCTTGGCATTGCTGCTGAACATGGCTACTTTATGAG GTGGACCAGAGACGAAAAATGGCAAATACATAACCGGACCTCAGATTTTGGATGGATGCATATGGCTGAGCCAGTAATGAAATTGTACACAGAGGCAACTGATGGATCATATATTGAAACCAAAGAGAGTGCTTTGGTCTGGCACCACCAGGATGCTGAGCTTGGTTTTGGATCTTCACAAGCGAAGGAAATGTTAGGTCATTTGGAAAGTGTCCTTGCCAATGAGCCAGTCTCCGTAAAGAGTGGCCAACATATTGTAGAAGTTAAACCTCAG GCTGTCAGCAAAGGATTTGTTGCTGAGACGATCCTTTCAACCCTGACGGAGAAGGGAAGACAAGCAGATTTCGTTCTCTGCATAGGCGATGATAGATCAGACGAGGATATGTTTGAACAGATTACTGATATTATGAGGAGCATTGTTGATCCCCAAACCTCGTTGTATGCCTGCACagtcggccagaaaccaagcaAGGCCAAGTACTATTTGGACGATGCTAATGATGTTTTGAACATGCTTGAGGCACTTGCAGATGCATCGGAGGAGGCTAGTGCTGCTTCACCGGAAGCAACGGAGGGACCATCTGCACTAGAGCAGGCATGA